The genomic window AATAGCATATTGAGAATAAATTGACttagtacatttttaaattaatatagtattgaatttaaattagtacatttttataattaattaatgtgTTTTCAATAGatataagtaaattaatttagCATAGTAATATATTTGAATcacataattagtatatttgtaataatttaacttcatatatatgagCCAATGAGAGATAAAAGTTGTGAGCACTTTTGATAAAAGCAAATTTTGCGGGTACTATAGAACAATGGAGGAGAAGCATTTATctttttgaatgttttgattATGATTTCTGGAATTTTGATGTGTTCATTAATCTTGCTTCTTTCTTACCATAGAGTTATTTTTGCAATTGTCCAGTTCTTTGTCCTATTGTGGTTAAAACAATTATGGCGAGAATTTAAGGTTCTATTAGACAACAAAGGCTTTAAGGGATCTTAATGTTATTCTAGCTCTTTCTCTTGTCTGCTCTGCTTGTTTATTTCTCaaagaaagggatgaagaatcTTTTTGTGAACTTTAAAAAGCCTTGTATCCATCTCATTGATGAGTTTTTTGTTTACTGTGTAACCAGATCAATCTAGGCGATACATTAATTGTTTTTGATGATTTATCATCTCATATCCAGAAATGTAAGGCTGTAGCAGATGTGTATATAGTTGCTCACTTGGTTTTCTGTCTTCAGGCGGCTTACACTGTTGGGGGGCATTCTTTCAGTGCAGCTGCTATTGAGTATGTGATTCTGAAGATGAAACCACCTGTCCATCGGCCACAAATTGTATGGAGTTACTTTTATGGCCTCTAATGAGTTGCTCTTgtgtgtttcttcttctctttcactTTGTTACCTAATCATTAACTTTTCACGTATGGAATATTATCAGGCTTTGCTACTTGCCCTTCACAAACTGAAGGTGTCAGAGGAGCTACGGAAGTCTGGAATTGATGCATGTGAACCTCTTGTAGCTTTCGCTTTCAGCTGTGGTATGTATTCGTCACCAGcagtaagttttttttttttgatacttTTCCACTATTCATTGAAGCTTAATCTTGTTCCATGAGTCAACTTGaattctaaatatatttttgtgcaGATAAGGATCTACACAGCAAAGAAAGTGAGGGAGGAGCTTCAGGAAGCTCAGCGCGATTTTATTGGGGCCTCAGTGGGGTTGAGCAGCAAAGGGAGGTTATTGGTGCCAAAGATGCTGCACTGCTTTGCTAAAGGCTTTGTGGACGATGCAAAACTGGCATTACCTTCCCCTCACCAGGCTGCCTTTGTTGAGCAGTGCATTTCACAGAGGCGACAAAGCCTTCTTTGTTCACGCAACTGTGGGATTCTTCCCTTCGATTCTCACTTCTGTTACTTGTTCCTGCCTGGCCAACTTTCACTCTAATGGTGCTTGTTTTATACTAAATATGCAGCCTTAGGCCAATTTCCACCTTGGAAATGACTTGAGGATGGTGgcagttttggtgtttttgccTTGTAGACAAGTTGTATCCCTGTTGGGTGTTGTATATGTCTTTGATGAACAGCAGGAGCTCAAGTATGGGGCTCACTGCAGGTAACTGACATGTACTAGCTTCATTTAACAAATTGTTAATAAAGAATGAATGACGATTTGTTCTATTGCCTACTGAttgatcaaatattttattctacaaaaactTGAGTCTGGTGGATGTTGAAAGGCAGTCTGGTATTATTAGGACTAATGGGGTATATTGAGACAAGAGGCTTCAACCTGAGCTGTATGGCTTTACTTCCATGCAGATGGATATGTAAAT from Vitis vinifera cultivar Pinot Noir 40024 chromosome 9, ASM3070453v1 includes these protein-coding regions:
- the LOC100253078 gene encoding uncharacterized protein LOC100253078, giving the protein MCPYKECFGTYKECDASIVFMGNDSSSKVIEIGPIKVRMFDGVVKALIFCLLCNQINLGDTLIVFDDLSSHIQKCKAVADVYIVAHLVFCLQAAYTVGGHSFSAAAIEYVILKMKPPVHRPQIALLLALHKLKVSEELRKSGIDACEPLVAFAFSCGMYSSPAIRIYTAKKVREELQEAQRDFIGASVGLSSKGRLLVPKMLHCFAKGFVDDAKLALPSPHQAAFVEQCISQRRQSLLCSRNCGILPFDSHFCYLFLPGQLSL